In Struthio camelus isolate bStrCam1 chromosome 4, bStrCam1.hap1, whole genome shotgun sequence, a genomic segment contains:
- the TIFA gene encoding TRAF-interacting protein with FHA domain-containing protein A, translating to MTSYEEAETEETVTCLHMTFYHPCQEDKMMFRCLNFCKREQLRVDETAKFGRDSSICRYNLIDSRVSRIQFSLQFYRKLNSSEFCFEIKNMSKKTKLIVDRTELGYLNKTDLPWKCIICFGDYQILTEMQEGESMDYFETYLRLAQMPFLQERCLPSLQPVPETGIFPSLFLSQDESPKEMDENESY from the coding sequence ATGACCTCTTATGAAGAAGCTGAAACTGAAGAAACAGTAACGTGTCTCCATATGACTTTTTACCATCCTTGCCAAGAAGATAAGATGATGTTTCGTTGCCTGAATTTCTGTAAGCGAGAACAGCTCAGGGTAGATGAAACGGCTAAGTTTGGCCGTGATTCCAGCATCTGCCGTTACAACTTAATAGATTCTCGTGTTTCTCGGATtcagttttctttgcagttttacaGAAAACTTAACAGCTCAGAATTTTGTTTTGAGATAAAGAACATGAGCAAGAAAACTAAGCTGATTGTGGACCGCACAGAACTGGGTTACTTAAACAAAACTGACCTGCCGTGGAAGTGCATCATTTGTTTTGGGGACTACCAGATCTTAACAGAGATGCAAGAAGGAGAGTCTATGGATTATTTTGAGACTTACTTACGCTTGGCTCAAATGCCATTCTTACAAGAAAGATGCCTGCCATCACTGCAACCCGTACCTGAGACTGGCATTttcccttctttgtttctttcccaaGATGAAAGCCCAAAAGAGATGGATGAAAATGAGTCATACTag